CTTGTTTCATGAGTTTATGGcacttctctgaaaaaaaactaAGTTTCTTCAGAAATTGAAATGCCAATATTCCAGAAAAACAGTATCCTTGGGGCAAAATCAACCTTTTTCTGAGGTGCCAAACAGTTAAATATTAACACACGGGAAAATTTCAGGTATACAAGTGTGTTGGAAGCTTCAGAAAGCTGCTTGGTGTGTCCAGCTTCTTcaaattctctttccttccccacTGTGTCCAGTCTAGCTGGCTCAACTGCAAATGGCATCTAAAATGAATGCTCCAGGTCTCTGAAACACAAAGACATTCGTATTTTAGTGATACAGGAATTACAGTAAATGACACATTTGCTTTAAAAGGGGAGTTTTCTGTGTAAAAGGGTACGTAATAGTAAAGGTGAAGCCAGAAAATGGTGACCACCCACTTCTCTCAGGGTTTTGAAGAGACTGTGGCAACAGACTAAAAACCACTTATTTTTCAAGTTACATTCAGATGACCAGATGTTTTTACCAAGGGCAATGGGTACAAATGAGCAAAAAGCAGCTGTAATGTTCCAAAGCAATACAGAACTTTCACATTTAACAAGTCTGCAGCAAAAAATAGGTTCTGGACACCACATTTGGCTGTTTAATTAGGAATCTGCATGATGGAGAGCATGGAGGCAGGagcccccagctgctggctctgttctgaGCTTCCCTGTGCCTATTTCAGATACTTGcctctgcctctgtccctgctaTTGTGTGTGTTGCATCCTGTGAAGGCAGCTAAAACTCCAATTATCCTTCACGCAGTTCTCCCAGCTTTGCCAGTGCAATTTTGGGGTTAGTGCTTCAGTACTGCTTTAACATGTACTGCCAAAGTCAATATTCCAACTGTGTTTCTGATAATAGCTCAGATAATCTATGTGCTCTTTgctgttaaaattaaatatttattagtCTGTTTGTAGTGACTGTGGCcagaaaatgcaataaaacaatCTTGTTTCACTGCTAGAATTTCACGTTTTtgttaaagcagaaaattccaCCCACACCCTGAGATAAATTAATGCCATTTTCATCTTCCTAGTAAGTTTTTGCACTGATTTCCCCCCATGCTGTTTCAACTGCTGATACATTTTGGTTTGACTCCCATTCTTGTTACAGATTTCTATTGCACTGTTCATCTACAGGTTAATGGTTTAAAGGCCTTGTGTCTTCTCTTTCATGGAGAAAGGATTTCCTGTAGAAGTTTGCCAGAAGCAGTAATGCTACATGCACGGGCTGTCTGTGTAGCACACAGTGCACCATGACCTGTCAGCCCAGCCATTCCTTCTTCAGCAAGTCTCTGGCCCTGGGCTGAGATCTGGGACACCAAGAGCCAGAGCAATGCTGGCACACACAGACTTAGCAGTGCTATTTTAAAGGCAGATGATGACCATGGTGCTTCTTGAATTACAAGCCTACAATTTAGGTTTGTGTCCTCCCAAACTGCTCACCATAGCTATGATGCTAGGAGGATACCGAGTTTGATCCCCATAATTCCTATATTTATCCTTCTGTGTAAGTAAAGAACAAAGCTGAAAGTGCAGGTAGAGCAACAACATTGTCCTAAATGGCCACATGTGAAGTAACAGTGCTTATCACTGGGGGCTGAGCCTCCCACAGAGCAAAGCCCTGTCCAGTGGAGGACAGAGGAGCCCCATGAtctggagccagcacagcaaCTGAGAGGCTCCAGCATGTGCAGTGTTGTATGTCAGATTTAACAGTCCTAGTTATTGGAAACAGATCGTCTTCAGTGTTAAGTGCAAACCTTGCTTTAAAAAAGGAGAGGCATTTGGAGAAAGCAGAACAGCATTACTTCCCTTACTGTCTCAGTCAGCAGTAGGAAAAGGAGTGGCTAGGCCAGGACAATCCTTGTACTTCCTATGGGTGACACGTCCTGCCGTCAACTTCCGAACTCCACATTCACAAACACGCTGTAATAACTtaccagctcccagcagcttctgcttttgcACTGAAGGGAAGTGAACTCAGGTATTTGCAAGAACCTGGACAGTACAGATCAGCCTGTGGCTGCTTCTGAAGTGCCCCAGTGTGCCCTGCATTCCTGGACGCCGTGCCCTGCTACCTCATGCTGCTGGAGACCACACTCACCTGGTCCTTACTGTCTTGATGCTGACTCAGCAACTGGTTTCTGCACTCCAAAGGCAGTGATAAAAATATTCACAACTACTATAATGAATACTAGTCCAGTTGCAAGGTTGTTGAGGAAATTCAGCTTTCCATGTTTTGCAGGGTTGTTAAGGTCATATTTTacttcaaagagaaaagagaaaaaatgtttaatgatATGTATACTTCAAAATCCAGAATAAAAGGTTTCACACTGCTGTAGTTAAAGAATTTATCTTATGCTAACCTATTTATATCAGTCATATTTAAAAGGGAAGGCAGATTCTGCAGTGTCAGTGAAAGTGCTAAGGGGAAGGTCTGTAACCACAAGGAGCCTATTAACTTTCAGTAATTAGCATCCAATCTCTGTGGAGACACATGGGAAGTAATGGATGCACTAACATCACAAGAAATCTTTCAAGTTCTTGATGTTTTGAAGCCCAGCTTTGTTGCAGActtttaagcatttaaaaattatttcagtcctGAATACATGAAGCTTGAAGCCCTGATAGGACGAAGTTGAATTTCCTAGTTAAAATGCTACAAATCTCATTGCCAGGGCTGGATTTTTTCTGTACTGGTGCCCCTCCACAGCTTGTATTCCCTCATACTCCCTGCTTTTTCCCTGATTCTCTTTTTAGAAAGCAAGGGCACTCTATCTGTTAAACAGAGGGAGATGTCAGAGCAGTGTAGCTGCAGTCCTCTCTACACAGAGCATCCACTGTATAAACATTGTCCTTTGTTTCTTGCAGCTGTTTTTTGCTTGAACTGCTAAAGGGAGTGAAGGAGGCTCACACAAGGGAGATAACATTAATATAGTGTAAGCTTTGATTCCAGGCCTCGTGATAACATACAAATTAGTTACACTGGGCTGATAAAAGGTTTGGTTTAAGACAGCAAGAACCCGGGGGCACTTGCCtggcatcacagaatcactaaagctggaaaagacctccaagatcatcaggtccaactTTGACCAAATACTTGCATGCCCACTGAAACAACATGTGAAAACCCaagattttcctgtttctggCAGTAAGGGCCCTGCAGCTCAGACCCTTGGCTACATTCCTTTGATGCTGGTGGAGTGATGAATACATGTTTGGAGAATGGGTTTTGTTTATTAAGACTCCAAGTTCTCAAGAGCATAAATCACTGGAGCTTGTGTCTGCATGTGCACAACATGTGAGAGAAAGTTTATACCAGACAAGTTTTTACAGCAACATAAAACCTAGAGCTCCTTCTGATAGGCACATAGATAGACATACAGCTTATGACTCTACCACACAAAATAATCTTGTTATTTGCTTGTATCGTCGCCACCCTGTTCCATACTGCAGCAGTGAACCACTGAACCAATATCCCTTATTGTTGAAGCAGCTAGGAGGTCGTAAACACACTCACAATGCTGAAGTGCTAATGGCCAGGTTCACCTGGGATCCCTAATAATGCTGGTTTGGTTTCAAAGAATTCTGGGTGCCTGCCCAAGTCCTGTTTGCTAAAGCAGTGTAGTCCAATATCACAGGCCAGGCAAAGCATTGAAAAACAGCGTGGGGGAACTGTCCTGAGAAGCTACCGCTCACCTGTGCAGGCACGAAATAATTTAAGTTCAGTAGTACTTCAACCTTTAAAGGAGTTTACATATCTGTGAAGCATATGGAGGCATGTGGATGCCCTCATCCCAGCCTGACCTGGAAGGACTCTAGTACTGCCATGGgaatgaagaagaaatgaaatggaatAATTCGTTCTAAAACACGGAATAAGAACACTTGGGAGAGTTGCATTAAAATGGAAAGGCAGTAATGGCCTGACCTGTTATGCGATCATGCTGAAAGGCAAACTGAAACTTTCAGAGCTGTCCCTTTGTCCAAAGAGGGTGAGACAAGACAAGTAATACTTGTCAGTTTAGGAAGAACTCTAAATTTTGAAGTAGAATTGCAGTAATCTTATCTTCGTAATTACAGCACTTAAGATGAGggtgttttgaaaatgttaagaACAGTTATTCTCTAACTATTTTATTACAGTGGATTACTATGATTTCATGCCACTGAAACTATTTTAAGACATCCTttacttttcttccaaaaagtTAAGGTCACCAAATTACTTCCAAGCACAAGTTCACTGAACATTTCTCACATTGTTTTCGTGAAAGGCTCtttagaaagaggaaaagcttttaataCCTGGTAGAAACTGTGAGAACTGGTAGCTCCCAGGATAAAACCCTGACTCAAGGAAAGAAACTGGATGGTGGCACAGACTTTTGTTTGGCCGTGTGAGAGCTTAAAGAGACAGAATTTCATGGCTggacagaaacaaaatattcctgtcAGCCAAAACTATAAAATACACATTGTGAAAAGCAAGTTATTGCTCTGATGCCTATATCCTCACACCTTCATGTCCTATTTCCTGTCTTCCTTCTGTCTTTGACCTCAGCAGGACAACACTGCTCCAAGAATGCATCACCATAAGCCAAGGGCTCTATCATCCTCAATGTGACAAAGATAAAATTTGACagcaatttaaataatt
This DNA window, taken from Ficedula albicollis isolate OC2 chromosome 12, FicAlb1.5, whole genome shotgun sequence, encodes the following:
- the NINJ1 gene encoding ninjurin-1 translates to MLDIALLMANASQLKAVMEQGPSFSFYVPLIVLISLSLTLQVVVGVLLIFLVKYDLNNPAKHGKLNFLNNLATGLVFIIVVVNIFITAFGVQKPVAESASRQ